One segment of Scyliorhinus torazame isolate Kashiwa2021f chromosome 14, sScyTor2.1, whole genome shotgun sequence DNA contains the following:
- the LOC140390268 gene encoding zinc-binding protein A33-like isoform X2 has translation MGWPPTSGTTIRGCMQEEARTRGTWSSWGSGQCVPSIGAAMSSWILAEGLTSEVTCPICLNLYQDPVRLECEHNFCRACIGDFWGELESGFSCPQCQETFPQLRFKSNRLLANIVERVRQLRLDTSAPSREPSLVLCTRHEEKLKLYCQDDQEAICVVCGVSKEHKDHRIVPIHETVQFCQEKLKESSVQLTKRVEAIKGIEASQEKKVQELKDRADAIKRHIISEFDVLRTFLQEEQDVVLGRLQEEEQKLLQEMEENFKKLHDEKSTLESVIVNIQQRMSEEDPVCLLQDIKDLSERLKQGIANCEVVPASRLNVGSFQGPLQYAAWKKMRKLISPVPAPLTLDPSSANPYLVLSEDLTAAKYSYTSQQFPDNLERFDFCACVLGSVGFASGRHYWEVDVGGRTDWDVGVAAETIDREGWVILTPENGFWTFGHVEHLRIGVYLDHDGGQVSFYNAEDMSHLHTFMDTFTEKLFPFFYPSADTNTKPLKICHQII, from the exons GTCAGTGTGTGCCGAGCATTGGGGCCGCCATGTCCTCCTGGATCTTGGCTGAGGGTCTGACCAGCGAGGTGACCTGCCCTATCTGCCTGAACCTGTACCAGGACCCCGTGCGGCTGGAGTGCGAGCACAACTTCTGCCGCGCCTGCATCGGCGACTTCTGGGGCGAGCTGGAGTCAGGCTTCAGCTGCCCTCAGTGCCAGGAGACCTTCCCCCAGCTCCGGTTCAAGAGCAATCGCCTGCTGGCCAACATCGTGGAGAGGGTGCGACAGCTGCGGCTGGACACCTCCGCCCCCTCCAGGGAACCCAGTCTGGTGCTCTGCACCAGGCATGAGGAGAAGCTCAAGCTGTACTGCCAGGATGACCAGGAGGCCATCTGCGTGGTGTGTGGCGTCTCCAAGGAGCACAAAGATCACCGAATCGTCCCCATCCACGAGACAGTGCAGTTCTGCCAG GAGAAGCTGAAAGAATCTTCAGTTCAACTCACAAAGCGAGTGGAAGCAATAAAGGGGATCGAGGCTAGCCAGGAAAAGAAGGTTCAGGAACTCAAG GACAGGGCGGATGCCATAAAGAGGCATATCATCTCGGAGTTCGATGTGCTCCGCACGTTCCTCCAGGAGGAGCAGGATGTGGTTCTGGGAAGACTCCAAGAGGAGGAACAAAAGCTCCTGCAAGAGATGGAAGAGAATTTCAAGAAGCTGCACGATGAGAAATCCACCCTGGAATCGGTGATCGTCAACATTCAGCAGAGAATGAGCGAGGAGGATCCGGTTTGCTTACTCCAG GACATTAAAGACCTGTCAGAAAG ATTGAAGCAAGGGATTGCAAATTGCGAGGTGGTGCCTGCCAGCCGGTTGAACGTTGGCTCATTCCAAGGACCCCTGCAGTACGCGGCGTGGAAGAAGATGAGAAAGCTCATCAGTCCAG TGCCGGCCCCGTTGACCCTTGACCCCAGTTCGGCTAACCCCTACCTGGTCCTCTCTGAGGATTTGACTGCCGCCAAGTACtcctacacttcacagcagttcccCGACAACCTGGAGCGCTTCGACTTCTGCGCCTGTGTGCTGGGCTCGGTGGGGTTCGCCTCGGGGAGGCATTACTGGGAGGTGGACGTGGGCGGACGGACGGACTGGGACGTAGGCGTGGCAGCGGAGACCATTGACCGGGAGGGCTGGGTCATACTCACCCCGGAGAACGGCTTTTGGACGTTCGGCCACGTCGAGCACTTGCGGATCGGCGTCTACCTGGACCACGACGGGGGGCAGGTCTCCTTCTACAACGCCGAGGACATGAGCCACCTCCACACCTTCATGGACACCTTCACCGAGAAGCTCTTCCCCTTCTTCTACCCCAGCGCAGACACCAACACGAAACCTCTGAAAATCTGTCACCAGATCATTTAA